In one Nocardioides luteus genomic region, the following are encoded:
- a CDS encoding acyl-CoA dehydrogenase family protein has product MDFAPSAKAQEACENMWDFMRTHVFPAEPVWHAHLREHGEHTHPPVMEDLKHEARRRGLWNLFLPQHSGLTNADYASVAEISGWSPVIAPEAINCQAPDTGNMETLELFATDEQRKRWLEPLLAGEIRSAFAMTEPEVASSDATNITTLITRDGDDYVINGRKWFITGAADERCQIFIVMGKTDPDAETHRQQSMVLVPRDAPGLEIERHLPIFGYQDQHGHSEIVFRDVRVPVANLLAEEGDGFLISQARLGPGRIHHAMRAIGMAERALALMVERARSRVAFGQPLSDYANVQDHIAQSRIEIDQARLHVLEAAWKIDTYGAKAARSEISAIKVSAPAMATAVIDRAIEVFGGAGVSDDTPLAYFYAWARVLRIVDGPDAVHRRTVARLEMRRTRPYVG; this is encoded by the coding sequence ATGGACTTCGCACCATCGGCCAAGGCCCAGGAGGCCTGCGAGAACATGTGGGACTTCATGCGCACGCATGTCTTCCCCGCCGAACCGGTCTGGCACGCCCACCTGCGCGAGCACGGCGAGCACACTCATCCGCCGGTCATGGAGGACCTGAAGCACGAGGCACGCAGACGCGGGCTGTGGAACCTCTTCCTTCCCCAGCACTCCGGCCTGACCAACGCCGACTACGCCTCGGTCGCCGAGATCTCGGGGTGGTCGCCCGTGATCGCGCCCGAGGCGATCAACTGCCAGGCGCCCGACACCGGCAACATGGAGACCCTCGAGCTGTTCGCCACCGACGAGCAGCGCAAGCGGTGGCTCGAACCGCTCCTGGCCGGTGAGATCCGCTCGGCCTTCGCGATGACGGAGCCGGAGGTCGCCTCCTCCGACGCCACCAACATCACCACCCTCATCACCCGCGACGGCGACGACTACGTCATCAACGGCCGCAAGTGGTTCATCACCGGCGCCGCCGACGAGCGCTGCCAGATCTTCATCGTCATGGGGAAGACGGATCCCGACGCCGAGACCCACCGGCAGCAGTCGATGGTGCTCGTGCCTCGGGATGCCCCGGGCCTCGAGATCGAACGACACCTGCCGATCTTCGGCTACCAGGACCAGCACGGACACTCGGAGATCGTCTTCCGCGACGTACGCGTCCCGGTCGCCAACCTCCTCGCCGAGGAGGGCGACGGGTTCCTCATCTCCCAGGCGAGGCTCGGGCCGGGGCGGATCCATCACGCGATGCGGGCCATCGGCATGGCTGAGCGCGCCCTCGCCCTCATGGTCGAGCGCGCGCGCAGCCGGGTCGCGTTCGGACAGCCGCTGTCCGACTACGCCAACGTGCAGGACCACATCGCGCAGTCACGCATCGAGATCGATCAGGCCCGGCTCCACGTCCTCGAAGCGGCCTGGAAGATCGACACGTACGGCGCCAAGGCCGCCCGCAGCGAGATCAGCGCGATCAAGGTGTCGGCGCCGGCGATGGCGACCGCGGTCATCGACCGCGCGATCGAGGTCTTCGGCGGAGCCGGCGTCTCCGACGACACCCCGCTGGCGTACTTCTACGCCTGGGCGCGGGTGCTGCGCATCGTCGACGGCCCCGACGCCGTGCATCGTCGGACGGTCGCGCGGCTGGAGATGCGGAGGACCCGGCCGTACGTGGGCTGA